In Vigna unguiculata cultivar IT97K-499-35 chromosome 3, ASM411807v1, whole genome shotgun sequence, a single genomic region encodes these proteins:
- the LOC114176147 gene encoding uncharacterized protein LOC114176147 — protein RSRCSDGRSNEHEPLGHSIGIQTHNRRPLPPLPGPLGHLPPPSLLLHHRLPLPLPSLIPSPIPKHTPPTLFPNPNPNPLLPPPHPLPPLPPPLLPLRPRLHHPQRLPRLLRPPRQTPLRPPLHPPSLPRLILTTFLSHFLLFSLSLPLPFLLLRLSLASPLILTASTLLLLALLLALLYLRVSWSLAPVIVVAESTWGLQPLRRSASLVSGMTPVAASSFLFFASLQALLLWTAFLLRSDGWAWKDWAFITQIVLTSTLLMILMLYRAAADTVLYMYCKAVHGELAVDIAQEFAWQYVCLPFDDGKVPHVVSVVHV, from the coding sequence CGCAGCAGGTGCAGTGATGGCAGGAGCAACGAGCATGAACCTCTGGGGCATTCTATCGGAATCCAAACGCATAATCGACGCCCACTCCCGCCACTTCCTGGCCCTCTCGGTCATCTTCCTCCTCCCTCTCTCCTTCTCCATCATCGTCTCCCCCTTCCTCTTCCCTCTCTTATCCCCTCACCAATCCCAAAACACACACCTCCAACTCTCTTcccaaaccctaaccctaacccccTTCTCCCTCCCCCTCATCCTCTTCCTCCTCTCCCTCCCCCTCTTCTCCCTCTGCGCCCTCGCCTCCATCACCCACAGCGTCTTCCACGGCTTCTTCGGCCGCCCCGTCAAACTCCCCTCCGCCCTCCTCTCCATCCCCCCTCCCTCCCCCGCCTCATACTCACCACCTTCCTCTCCCACTTCctcctcttctctctctcccttCCCCTTCCTTTCCTCCTCCTCCGCCTCTCCCTCGCCTCCCCGCTCATCCTCACCGCCTCAACCCTCCTCCTCCTCGCCCTACTCCTCGCCCTGCTCTACCTCCGCGTCTCCTGGTCTCTCGCCCCCGTCATCGTCGTCGCGGAGTCCACCTGGGGCCTCCAACCTCTCCGCCGAAGCGCCTCTCTCGTCAGTGGAATGACCCCCGTCGCCGCCTCCTCCTTCCTCTTCTTCGCTTCCCTTCAGGCCCTCCTCCTCTGGACCGCCTTCCTCCTTCGCTCCGACGGCTGGGCCTGGAAAGACTGGGCCTTCATCACCCAGATCGTCCTCACCTCCACCCTCCTCATGATCCTCATGCTCTACAGAGCCGCCGCCGACACCGTCCTCTACATGTACTGCAAGGCCGTTCACGGCGAGCTCGCTGTCGACATCGCCCAGGAGTTCGCTTGGCAGTACGTTTGCTTACCGTTCGATGACGGCAAGGTTCCTCACGTTGTTTCGGTTGTTCATGTTTAA